The Brassica napus cultivar Da-Ae chromosome C7, Da-Ae, whole genome shotgun sequence genome has a segment encoding these proteins:
- the LOC106425309 gene encoding serine/threonine-protein phosphatase 2A 65 kDa regulatory subunit A beta isoform-like codes for MSMTEEPLYPIAVLIDELKNDDIQLRLNSIRRLSTIARALGEERTRKELIPFLSENNDDDDEVLLAMAEELGVFIPYVGGVEHAHVLLPPLETLSTVEETCVREKAVESLCRVGSQMKETDLVEHFIPLVKRLAAGEWFTARVSACGVFHIAYPSAPDAVKTELRSIYTQLCQDDMPMVRRAAATNLGKFAATIESAHLKTDVMSMFDDLTQDDQDSVRLLAVEGCAALGKLLEPQDCVAHILPVIVNFSQDKSWRVRYMVANQLYELCEAVGPEPTRTELVPAYVRLLRDNEAEVRIAAAGKVTKFCRILNPELAIQHILPCVKELSTDSSQHVRSALASVIMGMAPVLGKDATIEHLLPIFLSLLKDEFPDVRLNIISKLDQVNQVIGIDLLSQSLLPAIVELAEDRHWRVRLAIIEYIPLLASQLGVGFFDDKLGALCMQWLQDKVHSIREAAANNVKRLAEEFGPEWAMQHIVPQVLEMISNPHYLYRMTILRAVSLLAPVMGSEITCSKLLPVVMTGAKDRVPNIKFNVAKVLQSLIPIVDQSVVEKTIRPGLVELSEDPDVDVRFFANQALQSIDNVMMSS; via the exons ATGTCGATGACCGAGGAGCCGCTTTACCCCATCGCCGTCCTCATAGACGAGCTTAAAAACGATGACATTCAGCTAAGGTTGAATTCGATCAGAAGGCTTTCCACGATTGCTCGCGCTCTCGGCGAGGAGAGGACGAGGAAGGAGCTGATTCCCTTTCTGAGCGAAAACAATGACGATGACGATGAGGTGCTGCTTGCAATGGCTGAGGAATTGGGAGTGTTTATTCCTTACGTTGGTGGCGTTGAGCACGCGCACGTTCTGCTTCCACCGTTGGAGACTCTCTCCACGGTTGAGGAGACTTGTGTGAGGGAGAAAGCTGTTGAGTCGCTTTGCAGAGTTGGGTCTCAGATGAAGGAGACTGATTTGGTTGAGCATTTCATACCGTTGGTTAAG AGACTTGCAGCTGGTGAATGGTTCACAGCCAGAGTTTCAGCTTGTGGAGTTTTCCATATTGCATACCCTAGCGCCCCAGATGCGGTGAAGACTGAGTTGAGATCAATATATACCCAGCTCTGTCAAGATGATATGCCAATGGTGCGAAGAGCTGCAGCAACCAATCTGGGGAAATTTGCTGCTACTATTGAATCAGCTCACTTGAAGACCGACGTTATGTCTATGTTTGATGATCTTACTCAAGATG ATCAAGATTCCGTTAGATTATTGGCGGTTGAGGGTTGTGCTGCTCTTGGGAAATTGTTGGAGCCTCAGGACTGTGTTGCGCACATTCTTCCCGTGATTGTTAATTTCTCGCAG GATAAGTCTTGGCGTGTGCGTTACATGGTAGCAAATCAGCTCTATGAGCTTTGTGAAGCCGTGGGACCTGAGCCTACTAG GACGGAACTGGTGCCTGCATATGTGCGTCTACTTCGTGACAATGAGGCTGAAGTACGCATAGCAGCTGCTGGAAAAGTTACTAAGTTTTGTCGGATCCTAAACCCTGAACTTGCTATTCAGCACATTCTCCCCTGCGTAAAG GAGCTATCAACAGACTCATCTCAACACGTCAGATCTGCACTGGCTTCAGTTATAATGGGAATGGCTCCAGTCTTGGGTAAG GATGCAACAATTGAGCATCTCCTTCCAATCTTTCTTTCGCTGTTGAAAGATGAGTTTCCAGATGTACGCTTGAACATCATCAGcaaactcgaccaagtgaaCCAG GTTATTGGGATTGATCTACTATCGCAATCCTTGTTGCCAGCAATTGTAGAACTTGCTGAAGATAGACACTGGAGGGTAAGACTTGCTATCATTGAGTACATACCTTTGTTGGCAAGTCAGTTAGGTGTTGGCTTCTTTGACGATAAGCTTGGCGCTCTTTGCATGCAATGGTTACAAGACAAG GTCCACTCAATCCGCGAGGCTGCTGCCAACAATGTGAAGCGTCTTGCTGAAGAATTTGGTCCTGAATGGGCAATGCAGCATATAGTTCCACAG GTTCTTGAGATGATCAGCAACCCTCACTATCTGTACCGTATGACCATTTTGCGTGCGGTTTCTCTTCTTGCACCAGTGATGGGCTCAGAGATCACATGCTCCAAGCTCTTACCTGTCGTGATGACCGGGGCTAAAGACAG agttccaaacatcaaattcaatGTCGCTAAGGTGCTTCAATCCCTCATTCCAATTGTCGATCAATCG GTTGTAGAGAAGACGATTCGTCCAGGGCTTGTGGAGCTAAGCGAGGATCCAGATGTTGATGTCAGGTTCTTTGCAAACCAAGCTCTTCAATCTATTGATAATGTGATGATGTCGagctaa